The following proteins are encoded in a genomic region of bacterium:
- a CDS encoding DUF1828 domain-containing protein: protein MDEIKSIRTALQGMPSIHDIDVVETGYVRIATKFLYPEGGFVDVFLEPRHCTSLKSAQAVSDLGGTLQWLLDIQLGPNFRRGGRRREIIESVLELHGAREVEGAYEIPIRQPDREGLNEAIFNLGQVCIKIADLIYTQRFSRRSARAHDARRLDSETDHSSLTHAHRSG from the coding sequence ATGGACGAAATCAAATCGATTCGAACCGCACTTCAGGGCATGCCGTCGATCCACGACATCGACGTCGTCGAAACCGGGTACGTGCGAATCGCGACAAAATTCCTGTACCCCGAAGGCGGTTTTGTCGACGTCTTTTTGGAACCACGACATTGCACGAGCCTGAAGTCCGCGCAGGCGGTGAGCGATCTCGGCGGCACGCTCCAATGGCTGCTCGATATTCAACTGGGACCAAACTTCCGGCGTGGTGGGCGACGCCGTGAAATCATCGAAAGCGTCTTGGAACTCCACGGCGCTCGCGAAGTTGAAGGAGCTTATGAGATCCCGATCCGCCAGCCCGACCGCGAGGGTCTCAACGAAGCCATCTTCAATCTGGGGCAGGTTTGCATCAAAATCGCCGACCTGATCTATACACAACGATTTTCGCGCAGATCGGCGCGCGCGCATGATGCCCGCCGCCTGGACTCCGAAACTGACCATTCGTCCTTGACACACGCCCACCGCTCCGGTTAG
- a CDS encoding class I SAM-dependent rRNA methyltransferase — protein sequence MTYPVVELKPGREKSLLARHPWVFSGAIAREPGGEPGDLVDVFSSRGEFLARGAYNPRSQIRVRVFTFNDEPVDVDFFARVIGDAARWKRALLPEDTNAYRVCFSEGDGLPGVIIDDYAGHVVLQLQTAGADRRREDIVSAIERELSPRVVYERSDSGFRLDEGLERQSGTLAGDAPDDIVPIRERGLHYFVDIQHGQKTGFYLDQRDARRLVERIAEGKSVLNTFSYTCGFGVAALVGGARRVVNVDGSGPALDIGRRNYEANKLAAGEDSFIEADVFDFLREDEETFDMIVLDPPAFSKSQASVPRALRGYKEIIMRGLLRVNPGGYVLAFSCSGHVDAGLFQKVIFGAALDVGASVQILSRLTHAIDHPINIYHPEGEYLCGYFLRVGRPGTRAPRYDD from the coding sequence ATGACATACCCGGTCGTTGAGTTGAAACCCGGCCGCGAAAAGAGCCTGCTCGCGCGGCATCCCTGGGTGTTTTCCGGCGCGATCGCGCGCGAGCCCGGCGGCGAGCCGGGGGACCTCGTCGACGTGTTCTCGTCGCGCGGAGAGTTTCTCGCCCGCGGCGCGTACAATCCCCGCAGCCAGATCCGCGTGCGCGTTTTCACTTTCAACGACGAGCCGGTCGACGTGGACTTCTTCGCGCGCGTGATCGGAGACGCCGCCCGTTGGAAACGCGCGCTTTTGCCCGAGGACACGAACGCTTACCGCGTCTGTTTTTCCGAGGGCGACGGCCTGCCAGGCGTCATCATCGACGACTACGCGGGACACGTCGTGTTGCAGCTCCAGACGGCGGGCGCCGACCGACGCCGCGAGGACATCGTGAGCGCGATCGAGCGCGAGTTGTCGCCGCGCGTCGTGTACGAACGCTCGGACAGCGGCTTTCGCCTCGACGAAGGGCTCGAGAGGCAAAGCGGAACGCTCGCCGGAGACGCGCCGGACGATATCGTTCCGATCCGGGAGCGCGGGCTTCACTACTTTGTCGATATCCAGCACGGGCAGAAGACGGGATTTTACCTCGATCAACGCGACGCGCGCCGGCTCGTGGAGCGCATCGCCGAGGGCAAGTCCGTTCTCAACACGTTCAGCTACACGTGCGGGTTCGGCGTCGCCGCGCTTGTCGGCGGCGCCAGGCGCGTGGTGAACGTGGACGGCAGCGGGCCGGCGCTCGACATCGGCCGGCGCAATTACGAAGCGAACAAGCTCGCCGCGGGAGAGGACAGCTTCATCGAGGCGGACGTCTTCGATTTTCTGCGCGAGGACGAGGAGACGTTCGACATGATCGTCCTGGACCCGCCGGCGTTTTCGAAAAGCCAGGCGTCGGTACCGCGCGCGTTGCGCGGCTACAAGGAGATCATCATGCGCGGTCTGCTGCGCGTGAATCCGGGCGGATACGTGCTCGCGTTTTCGTGCTCCGGGCACGTCGACGCAGGACTCTTCCAGAAGGTCATTTTCGGCGCGGCGCTCGACGTGGGCGCGAGTGTGCAGATTCTCTCGCGATTGACGCACGCGATCGATCATCCGATCAACATCTACCATCCGGAGGGAGAGTATCTTTGCGGGTACTTCCTGCGCGTCGGCCGGCCGGGAACCCGAGCGCCTCGATACGACGATTGA
- a CDS encoding phosphatase PAP2 family protein: MSLTEIDLALLRLANADLAAPILDLAARALQPAWPGIAAGAIVALVLARIDRRRAIAVALVAVAAVILADVVSSQILKPLIARPRPTAIYDDLRIVIGRKSGLGFPSNHAANMAAIATALAFYFRAAAIVVALFALIVGFTRVYAGVHYPSDVAGGFLVGIACAALVAVAARRWDLNRRIEALGFPAGRRAGSTRKDTLPPDGRC, translated from the coding sequence ATGTCGCTGACCGAAATCGATCTCGCCCTGCTGCGCTTGGCCAATGCTGACCTGGCGGCGCCAATTCTCGACCTGGCGGCGCGCGCCCTGCAACCGGCGTGGCCGGGCATCGCCGCGGGCGCCATCGTCGCGCTTGTGCTCGCGCGGATCGATCGACGGCGCGCGATCGCCGTGGCGCTCGTCGCCGTCGCGGCGGTCATCCTGGCCGATGTCGTCAGCTCGCAGATCCTGAAGCCCCTCATCGCGCGCCCGCGCCCCACCGCGATATACGACGATCTGCGCATCGTCATCGGGCGCAAGTCGGGCCTGGGTTTTCCGAGCAACCATGCGGCGAACATGGCGGCCATCGCGACCGCGCTGGCGTTTTATTTTCGCGCCGCCGCGATCGTGGTCGCGTTGTTCGCGCTAATCGTGGGATTCACGCGCGTGTACGCGGGCGTGCACTATCCGTCGGATGTCGCCGGGGGATTTCTCGTGGGGATCGCGTGCGCCGCGCTTGTCGCCGTCGCCGCGCGGCGGTGGGATCTCAATCGTCGTATCGAGGCGCTCGGGTTCCCGGCCGGCCGACGCGCAGGAAGTACCCGCAAAGATACTCTCCCTCCGGATGGTAGATGTTGA